From the genome of Anopheles moucheti chromosome 3, idAnoMoucSN_F20_07, whole genome shotgun sequence, one region includes:
- the LOC128305086 gene encoding uncharacterized protein LOC128305086 isoform X1, with protein sequence MNRQSDGGAKVLVNAYVGCSSSSSKAEAGRAKSKKSSVQSKNVPDSRGSAAAGSNNGANGISSAASTTSSTGGGGFQSFFRWFRRDESRALARSASGSAVTPELHDRSAQPRQQRTQRSTVQQTNAGGSIGRSSSTTADTAPGSGTIVSRRTVDSTSSKNSTTTAGDSVSQSASNGTHSSSPSPGPVIDCNNLSKSSSCDSILSTATNGFAFVPPNCYEAVLAKGNSEIRRTIQPGPYTDSYKRRCSERDRARELDRKYELTLRKKYRLFASLRDSPVRDQRDATLTRDNQRTVYTDLSLPATSATKSSTSSTLENGVDLQEFSSVGEYYKIGDPSARRHRRTVSDSSKDRRAGAYLHVKGKRRAPPPPPLSLDRSDTASSTTSTLTRSCTPNYRTLSPGSTLSRKKRPAPAPPVSPTTSTLNEASSSTSLLEDREIKAIIEGRPLSLLAKEPTTVPEPSAIIMPLPFIRPLSPLPNIAEERAPPGGLTEEQKQQLIDNIRKVQSAPKAPDIPTTHTNVDDPCDVMKMEEQFNRANGTRSPIHDYLYAEAIASAKSSSGQTAPAQLQPPTSPISPRPWYKRPISGIRQQESSLPFKRDIILKTIDKRKTGSVKHAKEAADDLPEVGYCRNSMLHPDAAANSTSSPSSSLTGGVGKFNLFAKITEKSDDTKRRERDAEKRRSAIGIPSISELDREAAEIVHNEYRCNGTDSRTQSLEGQQSSDKQKSAKELISKFEATSVPVAGKVTVSSTFVARRDYFGVDTSTVSSKSSSTSQAVPINAPVSEKPLTTHPPTTNGPDIHGQSVATNGLAKTGSDKNLLGLWTCPYCTLENPNWRIICEACERIKPYDSKLSILEEPPLRPNHPLKRPIPDAKRLQLTANQTPSGMVQNGGDDMDKKPERVLKYVMPKPAPVTNGTLLVSGNGDDRASMVQRKPSYGQTKPLASPKMGVKSLLNRAPHHDGGTSALYRNFNAIPESYHNGAAAGNENTNKFDDQKLKESHAVGNVAPLASPEPMTDKEDAVYGVLNKPYSPKDRVNIEEIRNARIARFGAMVEPEPNHEPVLVVKEVIVPKTKEQQDQEALEKEKERLREMIRAMNAKALAEKYPVIQKPPSNSGNNNSLKRDSPLVQRKNGLTSGIPISTKSLSPVPPRKMGSPLLARKSPVPLPISEDVTKKEQVVISFTPTTELTPTSSPNTGAIRKTSFPRRTSDVSDVKLPPPIEGKIINQDSLRGTIPETVVEMNQQPPATGSTLVLTNDVQGIHYEPMDEQQFARAASGGQRHAQSSETSSIPRPSGVPLSPRLQDRHRKSLMEKQQQHDEKLKQLSVQLRSQQGVDRFRNTLLYSPNNISRTGTLALNKLLRNLEQAIGEGSHDRAAELAMDLAKMKVSLSVTRQSPTRPTSTTSGSLTDISLNVYIDDKVSHKGPIRMTLAGFATLAQLKAKLCNEYQIPVAVQRWRCDDQPLEEDARTLYDYGIQTSDRTLFVYIVQPPVPTRDHKPPLLLQQSFSSAEIKVLSVSSESDGEHSDTQNDETVLGATALPTAAPRGSVIKPNSEPIVKECTTSNSDAGWACPMCTLINPLDRPGCAACSEARPVRHKAPSPPEQITITPEDLTHFLDQQPPLAPGRKTKEPTMHVQLRNPPLETRNDLNRISSNRKSSDIFNILHEETKANTTSAAVTVGKHPAMAPQSASPPVPKPRTSDLIRPEHIQVPEQNRIVMTALATHRSPNITRSQYRGVDNFNPNSSGMVKPERPIITTASPIVRAVLLKGSSGDKAPAVRFGRNGLALPEDGTEVTPNHYTELVNLDNADLIANIEPFECPICFGAFQPYEGIVLRDCLHSFCKQCLISTIQYSEDAAIRCPYSDAVYSCESVIQQREIKALVSKELYEAHLAKSIQQAESTIDNTFHCRTPNCRGWCIYEDNVNQFKCPVCRIVNCLTCRVIHDGLDCKQYQDRMNSDCDTNIDARRTKAMLQEMIEKGEALNCPTCQVIVMKKWGCDWLKCSMCKTEICWVTRGHRWGPAGKGDTTGGCRCGINGIKCHPKCNYCH encoded by the exons ATGAACCGCCAATCCGATGGTGGTGCCAAAGTGCTTGTGAACGCGTACGTcgggtgcagcagcagcagcagtaaggCAGAAGCTGGACGGGCCAAGTCGAAGAAGTCGTCGGTGCAG tCCAAAAATGTTCCTGACTCCCGCGGTTCGGCAGCGGCGGGTAGTAACAACGGAGCCAACGGCATTAGCAGTGCTGCTTCGACCACATCGTCTACGGGTGGTGGCGGCTTTCAGTCATTCTTCCGCTGGTTCCGTCGGGATGAGTCACGTGCGCTCGCACGCAGCGCCAGCGGTTCAGCGGTTACGCCGGAACTGCATGACAGAAGTGCTCAGCCACGCCAACAACGTACCCAGCGGTCTACAGTGCAACAGACTAATGCTGGTGGTAGTATAGGACGGAGTTCCTCAACAACCGCGGATACAGCGCCCGGAAGTGGTACGATTGTGAGCCGCCGCACCGTAGACAGTACGAGCAGCAAGAACTCAACCACTACGGCGGGGGATAGTGTTAGTCAGTCGGCAAGCAATGGTACGCACAGTTCATCGCCGAGCCCCGGACCGGTGATTGATTGTAACAATCTTTCGAAGAGTTCGAGCTGTGACAGTATTCTCAGCACAGCTACCAACGGGTTCGCCTTTGTGCCACCGAACTGCTACGAAGCGGTACTCGCGAAAGGTAATTCCGAGATTCGTCGCACGATACAACCGGGCCCGTACACAGATAGTTACAAGCGGCGGTGCTCCGAGCGAGACCGTGCCCGAGAGCTCGATCGTAAATACGAGCTAACGTTGCGCAAAAAGTATCGACTGTTTGCAAGCCTCCGGGATAGTCCGGTTAGAGATCAGCGGGACGCAACTCTAACGCGAGACAACCAGCGTACGGTATACACGGACCTTAGTTTACCGGCGACGAGTGCAACTAAGTCCAGCACATCCTCCACCCTAGAGAACGGAGTTGATCTTCAAGAATTCTCTTCCGTTGGAGAATATTATAAGATCGGCGATCCTTCCGCTCGACGACATCGACGAACGGTGAGTGACAGCTCGAAAGATCGGCGTGCTGGGGCGTATCTGCACGTGAAAGGTAAAAGACGTGctccaccgccgccaccactcTCACTCGATCGATCCGATACGGCATCCTCGACAACGAGCACACTCACCCGCTCCTGTACGCCCAACTACCGGACACTCTCACCCGGATCGACACTATCGCGCAAGAAACGGCCTGCACCGGCCCCACCAGTATCTCCAACGACATCCACCCTTAACGAAGCATCTTCCAGCACGAGCCTTCTGGAGGATCGAGAGATCAAAGCGATCATTGAAGGTCGACCACTGTCGCTGCTGGCAAAAGAGCCAACCACCGTACCGGAACCGTCCGCCATCATTATGCCGCTACCGTTCATTAGACCACTTTCGCCGCTGCCCAATATTGCGGAAGAACGTGCACCGCCCGGTGGATTGACGGAGGAGCAAAAGCAACAGCTGATCGATAACATCCGCAAGGTACAATCTGCACCGAAAGCACCGGATATACCAACAACACATACCAACGTGGACGATCCTTGCGATGTGATGAAGATGGAGGAACAGTTTAACCGGGCGAATGGAACCCGGTCCCCAATCCATGACTATCTGTACGCGGAAGCTATTGCCAGTGCTAAATCAAGCAGTGGACAGACGGCTCCGGCACAGCTCCAACCACCAACATCGCCAATCTCCCCGCGCCCATGGTACAAACGGCCAATATCGGGCATCCGGCAGCAGGAAAGCTCGCTACCCTTTAAGCGGGACATTATATTGAAAACGATCGACAAACGGAAAACAGGCAGCGTGAAGCACGCGAAAGAGGCCGCTGACGATCTGCCCGAGGTGGGATATTGTAGGAACTCAATGTTACACCCAGACGCAGCTGCAAACTCCACCAGCAGCCCATCATCTTCCCTTACCGGCGGCGTTGGAAAGTTTAACCTGTTTGCAAAAATTACGGAAAAGTCGGACGATACGAAGAGGCGCGAACGGGATGCGGAAAAGCGACGATCGGCTATCGGAATTCCTAGCATCAGTGAGCTAGATCGGGAGGCGGCTGAAATCGTGCACAACGAGTATCGGTGCAATGGAACCGACTCCAGGACCCAGTCCCTGGAAGGCCAACAATCGAGTGATAAGCAGAAATCAGCCAAAGAATTGATATCAAAGTTTGAAGCGACGAGCGTGCCGGTGGCAGGGAAGGTAACCGTGAGCAGTACGTTCGTCGCGAGAAGAGATTATTTCGGCGTGGATACTTCCACGGTGTCTTCAAAAAGTTCCTCGACGAGTCAAGCAGTTCCCATTAACGCACCGGTTAGTGAGAAACCTCTCACAACGCATCCGCCGACTACGAATGGTCCAGACATCCATGGTCAGTCGGTGGCCACAAACGGGCTAGCGAAAACGGGAAGCGACAAGAATTTGCTGGGCTTGTGGACCTGTCCGTACTGTACGCTGGAGAATCCGAACTGGCGCATCATTTGTGAGGCGTGTGAGCGCATTAAACCTTACGACAGCAAGCTCAGCATTCTCGAGGAACCCCCGCTCAGACCGAACCATCCATTGAAGCGTCCTATTCCCGACGCTAAACGACTGCAGCTGACAGCGAATCAGACGCCATCCGGTATGGTTCAAAATGGCGGCGATGATATGGACAAGAAACCGGAGCGAGTGCTGAAATACGTTATGCCAAAACCAGCACCGGTCACTAACGGTACGCTATTGGTAAGTGGAAACGGTGACGATCGGGCCTCAATGGTGCAGCGAAAGCCTAGCTATGGTCAAACGAAACCACTCGCCTCACCGAAGATGGGCGTTAAAAGTCTACTGAATCGTGCCCCACATCATGATGGCGGCACCAGTGCGTTGTATCGCAACTTTAATGCCATTCCCGAGAGCTACCATAATGGTGCCGCCGCTGGTAACGAGAACACCAATAAGTTTGACGATCAAAAGCTTAAAGAAAGCCACGCTGTTGGCAACGTCGCTCCGCTTGCTTCACCAGAACCTATGACGGACAAGGAAGATGCGGTGTACGGAGTGTTAAATAAACCATACTCGCCGAAAGATCGAGTTAATATTGAAGAAATACGTAATGCACGCATCGCACGCTTCGGGGCAATGGTGGAACCTGAACCCAACCACGAACCGGTACTGGTGGTGAAGGAAGTCATTGTGCCAAAAACCAAAGAACAGCAAGATCAGGAAGCTctcgaaaaagaaaaggaacgcCTGCGAGAGATGATCCGTGCGATGAACGCAAAGGCCCTGGCGGAGAAGTACCCCGTGATACAAAAGCCACCCAGTAACAGTGGTAACAACAATAGCCTTAAGCGGGATTCTCCCTTGGTACAACGAAAAAATGGGCTTACCTCGGGAATTCCCATCAGCACCAAGAGTCTCAGTCCTGTTCCGCCGAGAAAAATGGGAAGTCCTCTACTTGCTCGGAAATCTCCGGTCCCTCTCCCTATATCCGAGGATGTCACGAAAAAGGAACAGGTTGTGATAAGTTTTACACCGACTACGGAGTTAACACCTACATCTTCACCCAACACTGGGGCTATCAGGAAGACATCCTTCCCGAGGCGTACGAGTGATGTCTCGGATGTGAAGTTGCCACCACCGATAGAGGGTAAAATTATCAATCAGGATAGTTTGCGAGGCACGATTCCGGAGACGGTGGTTGAGATGAATCAACAACCACCTGCCACCGGATCCACGCTAGTACTCACCAACGACGTACAGGGTATCCACTACGAACCGATGGATGAGCAACAGTTTGCCCGTGCAGCTAGTGGTGGACAGCGCCATGCTCAAAGTAGCGAGACGAGTTCCATTCCCAGACCTTCCGGTGTTCCACTCTCGCCCCGGCTGCAAGATCGCCACAGAAAGTCCTTGATGgaaaaacagcagcaacacgatGAGAAGTTGAAACAATTATCCGTCCAGTTACGTTCGCAGCAGGGTGTTGATCGCTTCCGGAACACCTTACTCTACTCGCCGAATAATATTAGTCGCACTGGCACGTTAGCGTTAAATAAGCTGCTGCGCAATCTGGAACAAGCGATCGGTGAGGGATCCCATGATCGGGCGGCCGAATTGGCAATGGATCTGGCCAAGATGAAAGTATCCCTGTCGGTGACGAGGCAAAGCCCTACACGACCAACTTCCACAACGTCTGGAAGTTTGACTGATATAAG TTTGAATGTGTACATCGATGATAAGGTGTCACACAAGGGACCAATCCGGATGACGTTGGCTGGGTTTGCAACACTAGCCCAGCTGAAAGCAAAGCTATGCAACGAGTACCAGATTCCGGTGGCAGTGCAACGCTGGCGTTGTGATGATCAGCCGCTTGAAGAAGACGCTAGGACGCTCTACGATTACGGTATACAAACGAGCGATCGTACACTGTTCGTCTACATAGTGCAACCACCTGTTCCGACTAGAGATCACAAGCCACCTTTATTACTGCAGCAAAGCTTCAGCAGTGCCGAGATAAAGGTTCTGTCCGTGTCTTCCGAATCGGATGGTGAGCATTCCGATACACAGAACGATGAAACCGTTCTTG GTGCAACAGCATTACCTACGGCTGCACCCAGAGGATCGGTTATCAAACCCAACAGCGAACCTATTGTGAAGGAATGTACTACCTCCAATAGTGATGCTGGATGGGCCTGTCCTATGTGCACATTAATTAACCCACTCGACCGACCCGGATGTGCGGCATGTTCCGAGGCACGGCCCGTCCGTCATAAAGCTCCCTCTCCGCCCGAACAGATCACTATCACTCCTGAAGATTTGACGCACTTCTTAGATCAGCAACCGCCGCTCGCTCCGGGACGAAAGACGAAAGAACCGACAATGCACGTCCAGCTCAGAAATCCTCCATTAGAGACACGCAACGATCTGAACCGGATCTCTTCGAATCGGAAATCCTCTGACATATTTAACATTTTGCACGAAGAAACCAAAGCGAACACTACGAGTGCGGCTGTAACGGTGGGCAAGCATCCGGCAATGGCGCCACAGTCAGCGTCTCCTCCAGTTCCAAAGCCACGTACCAGTGATCTCATACGACCGGAACACATTCAAGTGCCGGAACAGAACCGTATCGTGATGACAGCGTTGGCAACGCACCGGAGTCCCAACATTACTCGCAGTCAATACCGTGGCGTGGACAACTTCAATCCCAACTCGAGTGGTATGGTTAAACCGGAGCGGCCCATTATAACGACGGCTAGTCCGATCGTGCGGGCGGTACTGTTGAAAGGTTCCTCCGGAGACAAAGCACCAGCAGTACGGTTCGGTCGTAATGGGCTCGCGCTGCCTGAAGACGGGACGGAGGTAACGCCCAATCACTACACGGAGCTAGTCAACCTCGATAATGCGGATCTGATAGCGAACATTGAACCGTTCGAGTGTCCGATCTGTTTCGGTGCGTTTCAACCGTACGAAGGCATCGTGCTGCGGGATTGTCTGCATTCGTTCTGCAAACAGTGTCTGATCAGCACGATCCAGTACAGTGAGGATGCGGCGATACGCTGCCCGTACAGTGACGCCGTCTACAGCTGTGAAAGTGTTATACAG CAACGCGAAATTAAAGCTCTTGTCAGCAAAGAACTGTACGAGGCACATCTTGCCAAATCGATCCAGCAGGCGGAAAGCACTATCGACAACACGTTTCACTGTCGAACGCCGAACTGTCGCGGTTGGTGCATCTACGAGGATAATGTAAATCAGTTCAAATGTCCCGTCTGTAGGATCGTTAACTGTCTTACCTGTCGG GTTATACATGACGGGCTCGATTGTAAGCAGTACCAGGACCGCATGAACAGTGACTGTGATACTAACATAGACGCGCGACGCACCAAAGCAATGCTGCAGGAGATGATCGAAAAGGGTGAAGCGCTTAACTGTCCCACCTGTCAG GTGATAGTGATGAAGAAGTGGGGCTGCGATTGGCTCAAGTGTTCCATGTGCAAAACGGAGATCTGCTGGGTAACGCGCGGTCATCGCTGGGGACCGGCCGGGAAAGGTGACACGACTGGTGGCTGTCGGTGCGGTATAAATGGAATCAAGTGCCATCCAAAGTGTAACTACTGCCATTGA